A genomic segment from Osmerus mordax isolate fOsmMor3 chromosome 5, fOsmMor3.pri, whole genome shotgun sequence encodes:
- the LOC136942970 gene encoding zinc-binding protein A33-like, with product MASRHSFPEEDFTCPVCFDIFDHPVILTCSHSFCQTCLQEYWKEKTFRDCPVCRNVFLMNEPPCNRALKNICEDFLKERSWKVPAECEDLVKERSRSTSTGSEVLCSLHHERLKLFCLEDEEPICVVCQTSRKHRSHGCIPLDEAAEDHRKELQTALEPLQDKIKDLNKSKKSCDETSAYVMIQIENTERQIKQEFKKLYQFLQNEEEARIAALRKEKEEKSKKLKEKIEGINKEIALISDQMQAIKAELKADDISFLQNVKATKRRARCILQVPQLDSGVLIDMAKHLGNLTLKVWEKMKGMIQKTPIILDPNTANPWLSLSKDLTRVKHQDRCQQLPNNPERFMMYYNVLGSEGFVSGKHSWEVEVGDHPRWTMGVAQESVDRKGEICITPKYGIWPIHQRTGEYKEAEGQALTLRRRPQRIRVQLDFDKGELSFHDSKDMTHIYTFKHKFTERVFPFLSVGAAGDAKTSDIQICQI from the exons ATGGCATCCAGACATTCTTTCCCTGAAGAGGATTTCACTTGTCCTGTGTGCTTTGATATCTTCgaccatcctgtcatcctcacATGCAGCCACAGTTTCTGTCAAACATGTCTTCAGGAATACTGGAAAGAGAAGACATTTCGGGACTGTCCTGTTTGTAGAAATGTATTTCTAATGAACGAGCCTCCCTGTAATCGGGCTTTGAAAAACATTTGTGAGGATTTTTTGaaggagaggagctggaagGTTCCAGCAGAGTGTGAGGATTtagtgaaggagaggagtcGGAGCACGTCAACAGGGTCCGAGGTGCTGTGCAGTCTGCACCATGAGAGACTCAAGCTCTTCTGCCTGGAAGACGAGGAACCCATCTGTGTGGTGTGCCAGACTTCCAGAAAACACAGATCTCACGGCTGTATTCCATTAGATGAGGCTGCTGAGGATCACAGG AAGGAACTTCAGACTGCCTTAGAGCCCTTACAAGATAAGATAAAGGACTTGAATAAAAGCAAGAAAAGCTGTGATGAAACATCAGCTTACGTTATG ATCCAGATAGAAAACACAGAAAGGCAGATCAAGCAGGAATTCAAGAAGCTTTACCAGTTTCTACAAAACGAAGAAGAGGCCAGGATTGCAGCactgaggaaagagaaggaagaaaagAGTAAAAAACTGAAAGAGAAGATTGAGGGAATAAATAAGGAAATAGCATTAATTTCAGACCAAATGCAAGCCATAAAGGCGGAGCTGAAAGCAGATGACATCTCCTTTCTGCAG AACGTTAAAGCCACCAAGAGAAG agcccggTGCATACTGCAGGTTCCACAGCTGGACTCAGGAGTGCTGATAGACATGGCCAAACACTTGGGCAACCTGACGTTGAAAGTCTGGGAGAAGATGAAGGGAATGATCCAAAAAA CTCCTATAATATTAGATCCCAACACAGCCAACCCCTGGTTGTCCCTGTCTAAGGATCTGACCAGAGTGAAACACCAGGACAGATGCCAGCAGCTCCCTAACAACCCAGAGAGGTTTATGATGTACTATAATGTCCTGGGCTCAGAGGGGTTCGTCTCAGGGAAGCAcagctgggaggtggaggtaggGGACCATCCTCGGTGGACTATGGGAGTGGCTCAAGAGTCGGTAGACAGAAAGGGGGAGATATGCATAACGCCTAAGTATGGAATCTGGCCTATACACCAGAGGACTGGGGAGTACAAAGAGGCTGAAGGCCAGGCCCTCACCCTAAGGAGGAGACCCCAGAGGATCCGAGTTCAGCTGGACTTTGACAAGGGCGAGCTGTCCTTCCACGACTCCAAGGACATGACTCACATCTACACCTTCAAACACAAGTTCACTGAGAGAGTGTTCCCATTCCTCTCCGTTGGAGCAGCTGGTGATGCCAAAACCTCAGACATACAGATCTGCCAAATATAG
- the LOC136942991 gene encoding E3 ubiquitin-protein ligase TRIM35-like gives MKMASRSCLPEEDLICPVCFEIYKDPVVLTCSHSFCKTCLQDCWNDEFKECRNCPVCRKRFTLAEPPCNLALKNLCETLEKKGSIVLTESEVFCSLHNEKLKLFCLKDKEPICLVCQTSRKHRSHTCVPVDEAAQDHREEIQTALKPMEKKLEYFKKIKLTCDKTAGHIKMQANCTECRIKMEFKKLHQFLQQEEEDRISALKKEEKQKSEKINEKIRGINKEIVLLSCTIKTIKEELRAKDVLFLQKFKVTEEKTQVKLLDAPHLVSGTLLDVAKHLGNLTFRVWEKMQKMVKHTPVILDPNTAAFSLSLSDDLTSVRQLDSKQPVPDNPERFTEYATVLGSEGFNSGKHSWEVEVGNNPIWTLGVSEESVNRVGEIKAGPDYGLFALTKDNGTFTVEGWTLTLQKTPQRIRVQLDFDKGELSFQDSKDMTHIYTFKSRFTERMFPFVCIGKACDSNTPDIQICQSEVCLKVMPFKWL, from the exons atgAAAATGGCTTCCAGATCATGTCTTCCCGAGGAGGATCTCATCTGTCCTGTGTGCTTTGAGATTTATAAAGATCCTGTCGTACTAACATGCAGCCACAGCTTCTGTAAAACTTGTCTACAAGACTGCTGGAATGACGAGTTCAAGGAGTGTCGAAATTGTCCTGTATGCAGGAAAAGGTTTACACTGGCTGAACCTCCCTGTAACCTGGCTCTAAAAAACTTGTGTGAGACACTGGAGAAGAAAGGCTCAATAGTTTTAACGGAATCTGAAGTGTTCTGCAGTCTACACAATGAGAAACTCAAGCTCTTCTGTCTGAAGGATAAAGAACCCATCTGCTTGGTGTGTCAGACCTCCAGAAAACACAGATCTCACACATGTGTTCCAGTAGATGAGGCTGCCCAGGATCACAGG GAGGAGATTCAGACTGCTCTGAAACCAATGGAGAAGAAGTTAGAGTACTTCAAGAAAATCAAACTAACCTGTGATAAAACTGCAGGACACATTAAG ATGCAGGCGAATTGCACAGAGTGCCGGATCAAGATGGAGTTCAAGAAGCTTCACCAGTTTCTACAACAGGAAGAAGAAGACAGGATTTCAGCgctaaagaaggaggagaagcagaaaagtgAGAAAATAAACGAGAAGATTAGAGGAATAAATAAAGAGATAGTATTACTTTCATGCACAATCAAAACCATAAAGGAGGAGCTGAGAGCAAAGGATGTCTTATTCCTGCAG AAGTTCAAAGTCACAGAGGAAaa AACCCAGGTCAAACTGCTGGATGCTCCACACCTAGTCTCAGGAACACTTTTAGATGTGGCAAAGCACCTGGGAAACTTGACCTTCAGAGTCTGGGAGAAGATGCAGAAGATGGTTAAACACA CTCCTGTGATTCTGGACCCCAACACtgcagccttctctctctctctgtctgacgaTCTGACCAGTGTGAGACAACTGGACTCAAAGCAGCCGGTCCCTGACAACCCAGAGAGGTTCACGGAATATGCTACCGTTCTGGGCTCTGAGGGGTTCAACTCAGGGAAGCAcagctgggaggtggaggtggggaacaACCCAATATGGACTTTAGGAGTGAGCGAAGAGTCTGTGAACAGGGTAGGGGAGATAAAAGCAGGACCCGATTATGGACTTTTTGCTCTGACGAAAGATAACGGCACATTTACGGTAGAAGGTTGGACCCTCACTCTGCAGAAGACACCGCAGAGAATCAGAGTGCAGCTGGACTTTGACAAAGGGGAGCTGTCCTTCCAAGACTCAAAGGACATGACTCACATCTACACCTTTAAATCTAGGTTCACTGAGAGAATGTTTCCATTCGTCTGCATTGGAAAAGCTTGTGATTCCAACACCCCTGACATACAAATCTGCCAGTCAGAGGTGTGTCTGAAGGTAATGCCATTCAAGtggctgtaa
- the dlk2 gene encoding protein delta homolog 2 has translation MLHSCSILAVIVMPQREPIILLLWSCFCSLLLNQSQGQGVSFLSSPTGNCTCNMTNSRCDENEVCRCDPGWEGPLCDMCVIMPGCVHGSCHQPWQCSCEPGWVGRFCDKDIHVCSREEPCQNGATCFTNDSGEYSCLCPDGFHGRNCELKTGPCQKTRSPCKNGGLCEDDGGYSPELSCRCLAGFTGRRCETNMDDCLMRPCANGATCLDGINRFSCLCPEGFAGRFCTINLDDCASQPCVNGGRCLDRASTFHCLCLTGFTGRTCEVPLRDQGSASQSPDSHASIRNSHGWAGGGGGQSGVTPQQPTSGNHSRGAASGGDRLFKIKEVVTQRGSTGLSEVQLIVLLVLGGMTLAVVALTAGLVLRGHWQDHCARCRCGTPSQLNQCPTQSHSVTGEPECKISFLHTPPAPELEKKRLNTEVI, from the exons ATGCTTCACTCCTGTTCT ATCCTTGCTGTTATAGTCATGCCTCAAAGAGAACCAATCATTCTGCTGCTCTGGAGCTGCTTCTGTTCCCTGCTCCTCAACCAATCCCAGGGTCAAG GTGTGtcattcctctcttctcctactGGGAATTGCACGTGCAACATGACAAACAGCCGGTGTGACGAGAATGAGGTGTGCAG GTGTGATCCGGGCTGGGAGGGCCCGCTGTGTGACATGTGTGTCATCATGCCAGGCTGTGTCCATGGCTCCTGCCACCAACCCTGGCAGTGCAGCTGTGAGCCGGGATGGGTAGGACGCTTCTGTGACAAAG ATATACATGTGTGCTCGAGGGAGGAGCCTTGTCAAAATGGAGCCACTTGTTTCACCAATGACTCAGGAGAATACTCTTGCCTCTGTCCTGATGGCTTCCATGGCAGGAACTGTGAGCTGAAAACAGGACCTTGTCAGAAAACCAG GTCGCCATGTAAGAACGGCGGACTGTGTGAGGATGATGGTGGCTACTCTCCCGAGCTCTCATGCCGCTGCCTGGCAGGCTTCACGGGCCGCCGCTGCGAAACCAACATGGACGACTGCTTGATGCGCCCTTGTGCCAACGGTGCCACCTGCCTGGATGGCATCAACCGCTTCTCCTGCCTCTGTCCAGAGGGCTTCGCCGGCCGCTTCTGCACCATTAACCTCGACGACTGTGCGAGCCAGCCCTGTGTGAATGGCGGGCGGTGCCTGGACCGCGCCAGTACCTTCCACTGCCTCTGCCTGACGGGTTTTACAGGCAGGACCTGTGAGGTGCCGCTGAGGGACCAGGGCTCCGCCTCTCAGAGCCCCGACTCCCACGCCTCCATCAGGAACTCTCACGGCTGggcagggggcggagggggccaGAGCGGAGTGACGCCGCAGCAGCCCACCTCGGGGAACCATTCCCGGGGGGCCGCCAGTGGAGGGGACAGGCTGTTCAAGATTAAAGAGGTGGTGACTCAGCGTGGCTCAACAGGCCTGTCGGAGGTGCAGCTCATcgtgctgctggtgctggggggCATGACGCTGGCCGTGGTGGCGCTCACCGCCGGGCTGGTGCTCAGGGGGCACTGGCAGGACCACTGTGCCCGCTGCCGCTGTGGCACTCCCTCCCAGCTGAACCAGTGCCCGACACAGAGTCATTCAGTCACTGGGGAGCCGGAGTGTAAGATTAGCTTTCTGCATACCCCGCCGGCTCCAGAGTTAGAAAAGAAGAGACTGAACACTGAAGTGATATAG